In one window of Plasmodium berghei ANKA genome assembly, chromosome: 14 DNA:
- a CDS encoding pentatricopeptide repeat domain-containing protein, putative, giving the protein MNYPTSLIRFKDLRLNNIKGKFFYSNTVYCKTNSFLYYCVNNLSQLNNAKKNYSSLGQLVDRKKNVINLNDDDKIIKSYKRVNIKKILKGNKKSDKFEDEENVNKKNKLGDTNMESNFVNFNGMELQSEYNRKKKVAENREEKIIMNNIEQKDKEMKKSPEDYSDKIDDSDMDEIYLKNLQKKNKRDIDDENIKNSVDELFYSKGKKKKLMKRLIFNSNCDYMDLINKYQEFKEVDDDKFYALDSSVNNSTSLVKDENNEFPNVGKYENKMNDKFGYLYEVERENIDENKYINTNFKYLKNNTNISIFSEVGKKEILDICKRKKNMQNEINKNSQEKNIFNNDIFFWLKRKVHRSVDWNISPEGVNKQNDIIDVTELNCPEKNNIPESEIIEEGENESVYGKLDKKKLILEKNNENIQVNGEKKTKRAYIEKKISPFNFLKKLNINVLDDENKDMKKELENENNKNDEKIKESREKKKELFIQMYLSNLEYKKSKSSLSNILGEEKAPLNKSDRNSDSSSSSSPKIFSEKNGDYNLEFIPKSTNEEKDDSSVIDELIYQGNNREDINNESKDKTYEGIIDNSKNIFKKLKENYELFKKENMSPYILEGCEKYINYYYGIEKEEKIKEMKHYSELNFYDVIKDKNFTIENYNMLIKSKIIFNKEEEAFNYFNLLKKYDFKINVDTYNSLMYTCIVQKNAKLSRLIYLQMIKDMFIPNKNTFCIMIKSHILDNDIKSAFHLYRKMVKEDIEVDLPIYSTLIDGLIKHKLYKRAENFYNYIINYKNVVPDEILYTIMIKNCSYNGEAEKCLNIYETMLSNNLRITDITLIEIINCLSKRVDYFHKVFHFYNIYLANDMKLNHRLMLYMIIACSNNGNIKRLKEILKTMNKYKIKITDEMYCYIIRTFANNCKSRNMQISEKNNNIKYAWGIIYYMINLRKNNINDKNNVSESSIENDHANSSIIKKNNNIVNTKLLNSIVLLYINCEYYEYSINMLKYYSYFQCIPDYYTFNMLFKMLFYKQKDYGKVICLYNYMVNNTNIKIDEYTFDLVLNSAIKTKSSKNTLFILRHMFTAKIYPTPKTIKKLFHVARHITDIQLIINSMIRQQKKDIYEENVKENQLIQLNIDEYELNLFKDGKTFKTKSEIDKVRDQFFKRKERIEKDKKMSKNKKSSNWLPYGQYLQTKKKGGNAYSKKVDKPKPLPFD; this is encoded by the coding sequence TGATACGTTTTAAAGATCTGAGActgaataatataaaaggCAAGTTTTTTTACAGTAATACAGTATATTGTAAAACCAATTcgtttttatattactgtgttaataatttaagcCAATTAAAcaatgcaaaaaaaaattactcTAGTCTAGGACAGCTAGTtgatagaaaaaaaaatgttataaatttaaatgatgatgataaaattatcaaaagCTACAAAAGggtaaatataaagaaaatacttaagggtaataaaaaatcggATAAGTTTGAAGATGAGGAAAAtgttaacaaaaaaaacaaattaggGGATACGAATATGGAATccaattttgttaattttaatgGGATGGAACTTCAATCAGaatataatagaaaaaagaaGGTTGCTGAAAATagagaagaaaaaattattatgaacaATATTGAACAAAAAGATAAAGAGATGAAAAAGAGTCCGGAGGATTATTCAGATAAAATCGATGATAGTGATATGGatgaaatttatttaaaaaatttgcaaaaaaaaaataaaagagaTATAGATGAtgagaatataaaaaattctgTTGATGAACTATTTTATTCGaaagggaaaaaaaaaaaattaatgaaaagacttatttttaatagtaATTGTGATTATATGGATTTgattaataaatatcaaGAATTTAAAGAAGTTGATGatgataaattttatgCTTTGGATAGTAGTGTAAATAATTCTACAAGTTTAGTAAAAGACGAAAATAACGAATTCCCCAATGTtggaaaatatgaaaataaaatgaatgaTAAATTTGGCTATTTGTATGAAGTAGAAAGGGAAAATATCGatgaaaacaaatatataaatacaaattttaagtatttaaaaaataatacaaacatatcaattttttctgaagtaggaaaaaaagaaatattagatatttgtaaaagaaagaaaaatatgcaaaatgaaataaataaaaatagtcaagaaaaaaatattttcaataatgatatatttttttggttGAAACGAAAAGTCCATAGATCTGTTGATTGGAATATTTCACCTGAGGGAGtgaataaacaaaatgatataatagATGTAACGGAATTGAATTGCCCAGAGAAGAATAATATACCAGAGTCTGAAATAATAGAAGAAGGGGAAAATGAATCGGTTTATGGTAAAttagacaaaaaaaaattgattttagagaaaaataatgaaaatattcaagtaaatggagaaaaaaaaactaaaagagcttatatagaaaaaaaaatatccccatttaactttttaaaaaagttaaatataaatgtgttagatgatgaaaataaagatatgaAAAAGGAattagaaaatgaaaataataaaaacgatgaaaaaataaaagaatcacgagaaaaaaaaaaggaattatttatacaaatgTATTTGAGCAATTtggaatataaaaagagCAAATCAAGTTTGAGTAATATTTTAGGCGAAGAAAAAGCACCCCTGAATAAGTCAGACAGAAACTCAGATTCAAGTTCAAGTTCATCCCCCAAAATCTttagtgaaaaaaatggcGACTATAATTTGGAGTTTATTCCAAAGTCAACAAACGAGGAAAAGGATGATTCAAGTGTTATTGATGAACTAATTTATCAAGGCAATAATCGAGAAgacataaataatgaatcaAAGGATAAAACATATGAAGGTATAATAGATAACagcaaaaatattttcaaaaaattaaaagaaaattatgaattatttaaaaaggaaaatatgtCACCATACATATTAGAGGGGtgtgaaaaatatataaattattattatggtATAGAAAaggaagaaaaaataaaagagaTGAAACATTATTCtgaattaaatttttatgatgtaataaaagataaaaattttactatagaaaattataatatgcttataaaaagtaaaataatatttaataaagaagaagaagcatttaattattttaatttgttaaaaaaatatgattttaaaataaatgtggATACATATAATAGCTTAATGTATACATGTATTGTTCAGAAAAATGCTAAATTAAGTAGGTTAATTTATTTGCAAATGATAAAAGATATGTTTATacctaataaaaatacattttgtATTATGATTAAGTCACACATACTagataatgatataaaaagtgcttttcatttatatagaaaaatggTTAAAGAAGATATCGAAGTAGATTTGCCAATTTATTCAACACTAATAGATGGGTTGATTaaacataaattatataaaagagctgaaaatttttataattatattataaattataaaaatgttgtacctgatgaaatattatatactatcatgataaaaaattgttcaTATAATGGAGAAGCTGAAAAGTGTTTAAACATTTATGAAACAATGTTgtcaaataatttaagaATAACAGACATAACTTTAatagaaataattaattgTTTATCAAAAAGAGttgattattttcataaagttttccatttttataatatttatttagcTAACGATATGAAACTAAATCATCGattaatgttatatatgattataGCTTGCTCaaataatggaaatataaaaagattaaaagaaatattaaagactatgaataaatataaaataaaaattactGATGAAATGTATTGCTATATTATAAGAACCTTTGCTAATAACTGTAAAAGTAGAAACATGCAGAtaagtgaaaaaaataacaacaTAAAGTATGCTTGgggtattatatattatatgataaatcttagaaaaaataacataaatgacaaaaataatgtttcAGAATCATCAATAGAGAATGATCATGCAAATTCTtcaataattaaaaaaaataataatattgtgaATACTAAACTATTGAATAGTATtgttttgttatatattaattgtgaatattatgaatactctataaatatgttgaaatattattcatattttcaatGCATCCCAGattattatacatttaaTATGCTATTTAAAAtgcttttttataaacaaaaagaTTATGGAAAGGTTATATGTCTATATAATTACATGGTAaataatactaatataaaaatagacGAATATACATTTGATTTAGTATTAAATTCCGctattaaaacaaaatcatcaaaaaatactttatttattttacgACATATGTTTACTGCCAAAATTTATCCAACTCCCAAAACGATTAAAAAGCTATTTCATGTTGCTAGGCATATTACAGATATTCAACTTATTATTAATAGTATGATACGtcaacaaaaaaaagacataTACGAAGAAAACGTTAAAGAAAACCAACTTATTCAATTAAACATAGATGAATATGAATTAAACTTATTTAAAGATGGTAAAACTTTCAAAACAAAATCAGAGATTGATAAAGTAAGGgatcaattttttaaaagaaaggAAAGAATTGAAaaggataaaaaaatgtctaaaaataaaaaatcatcTAATTGGCTGCCTTATGGCCAATATTTGCAAACCAAGAAAAAGGGAGGAAATGCTTATTCCAAGAAAGTTGATAAACCCAAACCACTCCCATTTGATTGa